In Polynucleobacter sp. TUM22923, one genomic interval encodes:
- a CDS encoding Re/Si-specific NAD(P)(+) transhydrogenase subunit alpha, translated as MRIGVPLEIRPGETRVAATPETIKKLIAQGHTVVVQKDAGVTASQPDSAYEAVGATIGSASDALGAEIVFKVRAPEAAELKQIHSGSVLIGMLDPFDNDNIAAMAAQGITAFSLEAAPRTTRAQSMDVLSSQANIAGYKAVMVATNEYQRFMPMLMTAAGTVKAARVLILGAGVAGLQAIATAKRLGAVIEASDVRPAAKEQIESLGAKFVDVPYETDEEREIAKGVGGYARPMPEAWMKRQAALVAEKAQQADIVITTALIPGRKPPVLLHSDTVAKMKPGSIVIDLAAGRGDNGSGNCPLTEADKIVQKNGVKIIGYTNLASMVAADASALYSRNLLDFMKLIVDAQAKLVIPTDDDIVTACLMCRDGQAIRKN; from the coding sequence ATGCGCATAGGGGTACCACTGGAAATCAGACCCGGGGAAACTCGAGTAGCCGCCACACCAGAAACAATCAAAAAGTTGATTGCTCAAGGACACACTGTTGTAGTTCAAAAGGATGCAGGCGTTACAGCCAGTCAGCCCGATTCTGCTTATGAAGCAGTAGGCGCTACGATTGGAAGCGCTAGCGATGCATTGGGCGCAGAAATCGTCTTTAAGGTGCGAGCACCTGAAGCCGCCGAACTAAAACAAATTCACTCTGGCAGCGTGCTGATTGGCATGCTCGATCCGTTTGATAATGACAATATCGCCGCAATGGCTGCCCAAGGTATTACCGCATTTTCCCTAGAAGCTGCCCCTAGAACTACCCGCGCCCAAAGCATGGATGTGCTTTCTTCACAAGCCAATATTGCTGGATACAAAGCAGTCATGGTTGCCACTAACGAATATCAGCGTTTCATGCCCATGTTGATGACTGCCGCTGGTACTGTTAAAGCTGCACGCGTTTTAATCTTGGGTGCTGGGGTTGCTGGCTTGCAAGCGATCGCCACTGCAAAACGCTTAGGCGCCGTTATTGAGGCTTCTGATGTTCGTCCCGCTGCTAAAGAACAAATTGAATCTTTAGGCGCTAAATTTGTTGATGTTCCTTACGAGACAGATGAAGAGCGTGAGATTGCTAAAGGGGTTGGCGGCTATGCTCGTCCAATGCCAGAAGCCTGGATGAAGCGTCAGGCGGCACTAGTTGCTGAAAAAGCGCAGCAGGCTGACATCGTTATTACAACCGCTCTCATTCCAGGGCGCAAACCTCCAGTTTTATTACATAGCGATACAGTAGCAAAAATGAAGCCCGGTTCTATTGTGATCGACCTTGCTGCTGGTCGTGGTGACAATGGTTCTGGTAACTGTCCGCTAACGGAAGCAGATAAGATCGTGCAAAAGAATGGCGTCAAGATTATTGGCTATACCAACCTAGCCAGTATGGTGGCAGCTGATGCTTCAGCTCTGTACTCACGCAACTTACTCGATTTTATGAAATTGATTGTTGATGCGCAAGCAAAGTTGGTCATTCCAACGGATGACGACATCGTTACCGCCTGCTTAATGTGTCGTGATGGCCAAGCCATCCGCAAAAACTAA
- a CDS encoding proton-translocating transhydrogenase family protein — MDLAAFQSIPTVQNITVFVLAIFVGYHVVWNVTPALHTPLMAVTNAISGIIIVGALLQTEVIGGDEITLTSIIGAVAVFLASINIFGGFMVTRRMLEMFKKKAPKANAAETK, encoded by the coding sequence ATGGATCTCGCTGCCTTTCAAAGCATCCCCACTGTTCAAAACATTACGGTATTCGTACTGGCAATTTTTGTTGGCTATCACGTTGTCTGGAATGTCACTCCAGCGTTACACACTCCTTTAATGGCGGTTACTAACGCTATTTCTGGAATCATTATTGTTGGCGCACTCTTGCAGACCGAAGTAATTGGTGGCGATGAGATCACGCTGACCAGCATCATTGGTGCGGTTGCCGTGTTTTTGGCTTCAATCAATATTTTTGGTGGCTTTATGGTCACACGTCGCATGTTGGAGATGTTTAAGAAAAAAGCTCCTAAAGCAAACGCGGCAGAAACCAAATAA
- a CDS encoding NAD(P)(+) transhydrogenase (Re/Si-specific) subunit beta produces the protein MLNVTAISYLISSVLFILALRGLSSPTTSRQGNTFGMIGMLLAVITTFLIPDFKPVFSLIIGAIVAGAIIGMIAAKRVQMTKMPELVALMHSFVGLSAVLIAIAAVFNPAHDHTGAQKIELFIGAFIGAITFTASVIAFGKLSGKVSGKPVTFAGQHLLNLILAIGMVSGGAMYFMTGSHEAFLVMCAIALVLGVTLIIPIGGADMPVVVSMLNSYSGWAAAGIGFTLNNPVLIIAGACVGSSGAILSYIMCKAMNRSILAVLLGGFGAEAASAGADDGAPKNYKTGSPEDAAFLMENADTVIIVPGYGLAVARAQHSLKELTEKLTHHGVTVKYAIHPVAGRMPGHMNVLLAEAEVPYDQVFEMEDINSDFGQADVVLVLGANDVVNPAARTPGSAIFGMPILEAFKAKTIIVNKRSMAAGYAGLDNELFYMDKTMMVFGDAKKVVEDMVKAVS, from the coding sequence ATGTTAAACGTCACAGCAATTTCCTATCTTATTTCTTCGGTGCTGTTTATCCTCGCCTTGCGTGGATTGTCTTCACCCACCACTTCCAGACAAGGTAATACTTTCGGCATGATCGGCATGTTGCTTGCTGTCATTACCACCTTCTTGATTCCGGACTTTAAGCCCGTCTTCTCATTGATCATTGGTGCGATTGTTGCTGGCGCAATCATTGGAATGATCGCTGCTAAGCGCGTACAGATGACAAAGATGCCAGAGCTCGTTGCGCTCATGCACTCTTTCGTTGGTTTGTCTGCGGTATTAATTGCAATCGCAGCGGTTTTTAATCCAGCACACGACCATACTGGCGCCCAGAAGATTGAACTTTTCATTGGTGCATTTATCGGTGCCATTACATTTACAGCCTCTGTAATTGCCTTTGGAAAACTCTCTGGCAAGGTCAGCGGTAAGCCGGTTACTTTTGCCGGTCAACACTTACTAAATCTTATCCTTGCTATTGGTATGGTTAGTGGTGGGGCCATGTACTTTATGACTGGTAGTCACGAAGCCTTTCTAGTGATGTGCGCAATCGCCTTGGTATTAGGCGTAACGCTCATCATCCCTATTGGCGGTGCTGATATGCCGGTTGTAGTGTCTATGCTCAATAGCTACTCCGGTTGGGCTGCAGCAGGTATCGGCTTTACTTTGAATAATCCAGTATTGATTATTGCTGGCGCTTGCGTAGGCTCCTCTGGCGCCATCCTTTCTTACATCATGTGTAAGGCAATGAACCGCTCCATCTTAGCCGTCTTACTCGGTGGATTTGGTGCTGAAGCAGCCTCCGCTGGTGCTGATGATGGCGCTCCAAAGAACTACAAAACCGGCTCACCTGAAGATGCTGCTTTCTTAATGGAGAATGCAGATACTGTCATTATTGTTCCGGGTTACGGCCTTGCAGTTGCTCGTGCCCAGCACTCCCTCAAAGAGTTAACGGAGAAATTAACCCACCACGGAGTTACCGTCAAATATGCGATTCATCCAGTTGCCGGACGGATGCCTGGTCACATGAATGTATTGCTAGCGGAAGCTGAAGTTCCATACGATCAGGTTTTTGAAATGGAAGATATCAATAGTGACTTTGGTCAGGCTGACGTAGTACTTGTATTGGGTGCGAATGACGTTGTTAATCCAGCAGCACGTACACCAGGAAGCGCTATTTTTGGTATGCCAATTTTGGAGGCATTCAAAGCTAAAACCATCATTGTGAATAAACGCTCAATGGCGGCTGGTTATGCAGGCTTAGACAATGAACTCTTTTACATGGACAAAACGATGATGGTCTTCGGAGATGCGAAGAAGGTCGTAGAAGATATGGTTAAGGCAGTTAGCTGA
- a CDS encoding tripartite tricarboxylate transporter substrate binding protein, translated as MKVLLISIASLLCATIAHAQVIYPSRSIQTIMPLQAGSGVDILMRPIVQKMGENLGQAITIENIPGGAGLIGAAKVAQSTPDGYTLGAFNDSILTMLPNLYKKVDYDPVTSFVPISEVAAITFVMVANPNFPGNTAADLVRIARENPGKIDYASGGNGSPQHIGMEIFRQYTGAPLVHIPYRSAAAAVTDVIGGQVPVMISALSVALPHIRAGKLKVLGVTSKTRSPLLPNVPTVNESIKGYDFSTWGALLASKGTPPAIIDKLNESLATALKDPKLREQLIQQGFEFAPLGQDHLKVLIAQGLTKMKKVIKDGGIQPD; from the coding sequence ATGAAAGTTTTACTGATATCAATAGCTAGCCTACTTTGCGCCACTATCGCCCATGCGCAAGTGATCTATCCCAGTCGATCTATTCAAACGATCATGCCACTGCAAGCAGGTAGTGGTGTTGATATCTTGATGAGGCCGATTGTTCAAAAAATGGGAGAAAATTTAGGTCAAGCCATCACTATCGAAAATATTCCTGGCGGTGCCGGACTGATTGGTGCAGCTAAGGTTGCTCAAAGTACGCCTGATGGCTACACTTTAGGCGCTTTCAACGACAGTATTCTTACCATGCTACCCAATCTTTACAAGAAGGTAGATTACGACCCAGTAACTAGCTTTGTGCCCATCTCTGAAGTGGCTGCCATTACTTTTGTGATGGTTGCCAACCCAAACTTTCCTGGTAATACTGCCGCTGACCTGGTTCGCATCGCTAGAGAAAATCCAGGGAAGATTGATTACGCCTCAGGTGGCAACGGCTCACCTCAACATATTGGTATGGAGATCTTTCGTCAATATACTGGCGCTCCTTTGGTCCACATTCCCTATCGCAGTGCTGCAGCTGCAGTAACTGATGTCATAGGGGGTCAAGTGCCGGTGATGATAAGCGCTCTATCAGTCGCCCTTCCACATATACGTGCAGGCAAGCTAAAGGTGCTGGGGGTAACCAGTAAGACACGCTCACCACTACTACCTAATGTACCCACCGTAAATGAAAGCATCAAAGGTTACGACTTCTCGACCTGGGGCGCACTCCTTGCATCAAAGGGAACACCACCAGCAATAATTGATAAGTTAAACGAATCTCTTGCAACAGCCCTTAAGGATCCGAAATTACGAGAGCAACTGATTCAGCAAGGTTTTGAATTTGCTCCATTAGGGCAAGACCATTTAAAAGTGTTGATCGCTCAAGGTCTCACCAAAATGAAGAAAGTAATTAAGGACGGCGGCATTCAGCCAGATTGA
- the groL gene encoding chaperonin GroEL (60 kDa chaperone family; promotes refolding of misfolded polypeptides especially under stressful conditions; forms two stacked rings of heptamers to form a barrel-shaped 14mer; ends can be capped by GroES; misfolded proteins enter the barrel where they are refolded when GroES binds), whose translation MAAKDVIFGDNARTKMVEGVNILANAVKTTLGPKGRNVVMERSFGGPIITKDGVSVAKEIELKDKLQNMGAQMVKEVASKTADIAGDGTTTATVLAQSIVREGMKYVVSGHNPMDLKRGIDKAVSAAIEELKKISKPCTTTKEIAQVGSISANSDYSIGQRIAEAMEKVGKEGVITVEDGKSLEDELEVVEGMQFDRGYLSPYFINQPEKQVAILETPYVLLFDKKVSNIRDLLPVLEQVAKSGRPLLIIAEDVEGEALATLVVNNIRGIIKTCAVKAPGFGDRRKAMLEDIAILTGGTVIAEEIGLTLEKTTLEHLGQAKRIEVGKENTIIIDGAGDAKAIEARVKNVRVQIEEATSDYDKEKLQERVAKLAGGVAVIRVGAATEVEMKEKKARVDDALHATRAAVEEGIVPGGGVALIRAMQGIKGLKGDNADQDAGISIVLRAMEEPLRIIVSNAGDEASVVVNAVLASKGNNGYNAATGEYGDMVAQGVIDPTKVTKTALVNAASVAALLLTTDCAICEAPKDDSAGGMPDMGGMGGMGGMGGMM comes from the coding sequence ATGGCAGCAAAAGACGTAATTTTTGGAGATAACGCCCGTACCAAGATGGTAGAGGGTGTCAATATTCTAGCTAATGCAGTAAAAACTACTTTAGGCCCAAAGGGTCGTAACGTTGTTATGGAGCGCTCATTCGGCGGTCCTATCATCACTAAAGATGGTGTGTCCGTAGCAAAAGAAATCGAACTCAAAGACAAGCTCCAAAACATGGGTGCGCAGATGGTGAAGGAAGTGGCTTCTAAAACTGCTGACATCGCTGGTGATGGCACAACAACAGCAACCGTTTTAGCTCAATCTATCGTGCGCGAAGGCATGAAGTATGTAGTGTCAGGCCATAACCCAATGGACTTGAAGCGCGGTATTGATAAGGCAGTTTCTGCTGCAATCGAAGAGCTCAAGAAGATTAGTAAGCCTTGTACAACTACTAAAGAAATCGCTCAAGTGGGTTCAATCTCCGCAAACAGCGACTACAGTATTGGTCAGCGCATTGCTGAAGCTATGGAAAAAGTAGGCAAAGAAGGTGTTATTACCGTTGAAGATGGCAAGTCATTGGAAGATGAGTTGGAAGTCGTTGAAGGGATGCAATTTGATCGCGGTTACCTTTCCCCTTACTTTATCAACCAACCAGAAAAGCAAGTTGCCATTCTAGAAACACCATATGTGCTCTTGTTCGACAAAAAAGTAAGTAACATCCGTGACCTGCTGCCAGTACTAGAGCAGGTAGCAAAGTCTGGCCGTCCATTGTTGATTATTGCGGAAGATGTTGAAGGCGAAGCCTTGGCAACTTTAGTAGTCAATAACATTCGCGGCATCATTAAGACTTGCGCTGTAAAAGCGCCTGGTTTTGGCGACCGTCGTAAAGCCATGCTGGAAGACATCGCGATTTTGACTGGCGGTACTGTGATCGCTGAAGAAATTGGCCTCACTCTCGAGAAAACAACCCTTGAGCATTTAGGTCAAGCTAAGCGTATTGAAGTTGGTAAAGAAAACACCATCATTATTGATGGCGCTGGCGATGCTAAAGCGATTGAAGCGCGCGTGAAGAATGTACGCGTTCAGATCGAAGAAGCTACTAGTGACTACGACAAAGAAAAATTACAAGAGCGTGTTGCCAAATTGGCAGGCGGTGTTGCAGTGATTCGTGTTGGTGCTGCTACTGAAGTTGAAATGAAAGAAAAGAAAGCACGCGTTGATGATGCATTACACGCTACTCGTGCTGCTGTTGAAGAAGGTATTGTTCCTGGCGGTGGTGTTGCTTTGATTCGTGCAATGCAGGGTATCAAGGGTCTTAAAGGCGATAACGCTGATCAAGACGCTGGTATCAGTATCGTATTGCGCGCAATGGAAGAGCCACTGCGCATCATCGTTTCTAATGCAGGCGATGAGGCTAGCGTAGTAGTGAATGCAGTATTAGCTAGTAAAGGCAACAACGGCTACAACGCAGCCACTGGTGAGTACGGCGACATGGTAGCTCAGGGTGTGATTGATCCAACTAAAGTAACTAAGACTGCCTTAGTGAACGCAGCCTCTGTTGCAGCATTGCTGTTGACAACGGATTGCGCAATTTGTGAAGCGCCAAAGGATGACTCAGCTGGCGGTATGCCAGATATGGGTGGTATGGGCGGTATGGGTGGTATGGGCGGTATGATGTAA
- a CDS encoding co-chaperone GroES codes for MNLRPLHDRVIIKRLDQESKTASGIIIPDAAAEKPDQGEVLAVGPGKRDDSGKLNAPDVKVGDRVLFGKYAGQTVKVDGDELLVMREEDIMAVVQK; via the coding sequence ATGAATCTGCGTCCTTTACATGATCGCGTCATTATCAAACGTTTAGATCAAGAATCAAAAACTGCCTCAGGAATCATCATTCCGGATGCTGCTGCTGAAAAGCCAGATCAAGGTGAAGTTTTAGCCGTTGGTCCAGGCAAGCGTGATGACAGCGGTAAGTTAAATGCACCAGACGTCAAAGTTGGCGATCGGGTGTTATTCGGAAAATATGCTGGTCAAACAGTTAAGGTCGATGGCGACGAGCTTCTCGTAATGCGCGAAGAAGACATCATGGCTGTTGTACAGAAGTAA